The region GTCATCGAAGGCGCTTCTGCCAGCGGCGGAGCTTTATAGCATGGGCAAATCAGAATATGAAAATAAAGATTACCGGAAGGCAATCGATCACCTGCAAACGGTTGTCTATAGTTATCCCGGCGAATCGGTTATCGACTCAGCGCAGTATTACCTTGCCATGTCATATTTAGGCGCTAAAAATTATACCTTGGCTGGAATTGAGTTCAACCGATTGGCTGTCAACTATCCCTCCTCGCCTTTTGTTACGAGTGCGCTGTTTATGAAAGCTGTATGCAGTTTTGAAGAGACACCCGGCAACTACGCCCTCGATCAAAGTGAACTCGATGTCGCTCTTCGTCAATTTGAGGATTTTATCATCGATCACCCTCAATCTGAATATGTCGCCGACGCTCAAAAGTATCTCAATCTGGCCTATTCAAGGCTTGCCCATAAAATGTATGCTTCGGCCGATGTTTATTTGCGTATTAATGCACTTGATGCGTCAAAGATATACTTCCAGTACGTGGTCGACAATTATACCCAGACCGAATACGCTCCACAGGCGACGTATAAAATCGCAGAGATCGAATTCAAAAGAAAGAATTTTGACGAGGCCAAAAAGAAGTTTGATGATTTCCTTGCGGTCTACCCCGATCATGAGTGGGGCAAGGACGCGCGAAGTTACGCGGTTGAATCCGCGTTCAAGGGCGGAGAAAAGGCTTTGGAGAAAAAGGACTACGCCTTGGCCCGCGAGAGATTTGAATTGTTCAAACAAAGCTATCCCCAGGACAGAAGGGCGGGACTGGCGGACAAATATCTAAAGGAAATCCAGACGCACAGTGGTGACTCAACCAGCGTCGACAAAGCCGGATCCTAATTCAGGCGGACGATGGGCTATTCTTGGCGGGGCATTCGACCCCGTTCACTGGGGCCATATTCGTTTGGCGAGTAATATCAAGCCAATGGCAGACCTCGACGGAGTTCTGCTTGTGCCATCATTTCATCCCCCTCATAAACAAAACGGATGTGTCGCAAACTTCGCAGACCGTATGCGGATGCTTGAACTCGCATTACCGTTTTGTGATTCATGCTCAATATCTGATATAGAGTCGACTTTGACAGAACCAACGTACACGCTGTACGTAATACATTCGTTGAGAAAGAAGTTTCCGCTGGCTTCTTTGGAGCTTCTTATCGGCGCCGATCAATGGAAGGCTTTTGAAACGTGGCATAAGCCTCAGGAAATACTTGATACCGTTCCGGTAATAGTCGGTGAACGCCCGGGATTTGTCCGGGCAACCCAGGAATCGCTTGAAACACCGAGGGTACGCTTTATCCACTCGGGACTTGTCGACCTCTCATCGTCGCGGGTACGTTCTGCACTTGACGCAGGCATTGATCGAGCGCATCTTGGCGAGTTGGTCCCTGAAGCAGTTGCAGATTATATTATCGGAAAAGGACTCTATCGGTGAGTGAGAAGAAAAAGTCAGTTTATCTGCTCGATGGCTCGGCCATTTTTTACCGGGCATATTTCGCGTTTATCCGCAACCCACTCATAAACACTAAGGGTGAAAACACCTCAGCGACTTTCGGTTTTCTCAATTCAATCTTCAAATTATTGAGGGAGGAGAACCCTGATTATATTGCAGTCGCGTTCGACAACAAAGCTCCAACCTTTCGACACGAGATTTATTCAGAATACAAGTCTACTCGCGCCAAGATGCCCGATGACCTTGTAGTTCAATTGCCCCGCATTCAGCAGGCTGTCAAGGCTTTGAATATTCCTGCTTTTGATTTGGCAGGTTATGAGGCCGATGATATTATCGGCACTTTGGCCAAGGCAGCTGAGAAACAAGGTTACGCCGTCTGGTGTGTCACTGGTGACAAAGATTACTTCCAACTTGTCAGCGACAGCGTGCGAGTCTATGACCCTAAAAAGGTCTCGGAGAGCGCTGACACTTACGGCCCGGCTGAGGTAAAAGTCAAATTCGGGGTGTTCCCGCACCAGGTTATCGATAAACTTGCCCTGATGGGCGACAGCTCCGACTGCATACCCGGTGTTCCCGGTGTCGGTCCCAAAACAGCCGACAGCCTGTTAGAGCAATTTGGCAGCTTGGATAATTTGCTTGCGCATACGGACGAAATCAAAGCAAAAGGAATCAGGGAAAAGATTGAGAACAATGTCGAATCAGCCAAGCTCTCAAAGGTGCTCGCGACGATTGACACGAATGTCCCGATAGAATTCGATGTATTAAAACTTCAAAGACAGCCCATAAACTATGAGGAAGCTAAAAAACTCTTTATAGAAATGGAATTTACTACTTTTGCGAGGCAGCTAACTCCCGAATCCGATACAGTCGAACACAAACCCTTGGTGCGAAGCATCGAGACAGGCACATTTTATCATTGTGTCCCTTCCCTTGATGATTTAAGTACCCTCCTTAAGAGTATGTCCAAACAGAAGGAAATAGCAGTAGATACGGAAACAACTTCGCTCGATGCCCTTGATGCCGAATTAGTAGGCGTTTCGCTTTCTGACCGGACAGGCACAGCCTATTATGTTCCCCTGGGGCATACAGCGGAGCCTGAGCGAAACTTGTCAAAAGATGAGGCTCTGAAACTTCTCAAGGAACTGCTCGAAAATCGTTCGGTTCAAAAAATTGGTCAAAATATCAAATATGACTTTCATATATTTCGACGTCATGGCATAACAATCAATCCAATTTCTTTTGATACCATGCTGGCCTCGTATGTCCTTGATCCCTCAGGCCGACAGCACTCACTTGATTTGCTGGCGTTAAAACATTTCGATCATAAAATGATTCCAATTGCAGACCTCATTGGAAGCGGCAAGAATCAAAGGACATTCGATACTGTGTCTGTAGACAAAGCGACAGCCTACGCCGCCGAAGACGCGGACTATACGTATCGACTCCGCGGGGTATTCGCTCCGGCCATTGATGAGCTCGATCTGCAAAATCTCTTCTATAATATTGAACTCCCGCTTGTCACAGTCCTGGCCGACATGGAGGAATGCGGTGTCAAAATAGATACCGATTTTCTCTTGATACTCAGCGAGCAGATGGAGAAGGGGCTTCGGAAGCTCGAAATAGAAATCCATCAGATTGCCGGCGGCGCTTTCAATATTAATTCCACACAACAACTGGGACATATTCTCTTTGATAAACTTGGTCTGCCAACACATGGCAAAACCGCCAAAAAAACCGGGTATTCGACAGATGTTTCCGTTCTCGAAGAGCTTGCCTTGGTTCATCCTTTCCCCAAGCTTATTCTTGAATACCGGCAGTTTGTAAAGCTGAAAAACACCTACGTTGATGCCATCCCCAAGCTTATTTCTCCCAAGACAGGAAGGGTGCATACATCTTTCAATCAAACTATTGCCGCGACAGGCCGTCTGTCTTCGACCGATCCAAATCTGCAAAATATTCCTATTAGGACAGAAGAGGGACGCCAGATTCGCAAGGCGTTCATTCCTCGTGATAAAGACTATCTCCTCCTGACTGCCGATTATTCGCAGATTGAGCTTCGAGTGCTTGCCCATTATGCAGACGATCCGGTTCTTATTGAGGCTTTCATTAAGGGCGAGGACATCCACGTGCGGACTGCAGCGGAGGTCTTCAATGTAGACCTCATGGCTGTCACACCGGATATGAGGCGAGTTGCCAAAACGGCTAATTTTGCTATTATTTATGGCGTTTCTGCGTTCGGCCTTTCCAATCAGACTGACATGACTCAGGCCGAAGCCAAGAAATTTATCGAGACCTATTTTGAGCGCTATCCCGGCATAAAGGGATATCTCGAAGCCACAAAAGTCTTCGCGCGTGAAAAGGGATATGTCTGCACCCTGTTCAACCGCAGACGCTATTTGCCTGAAATAAACGACAAAAATTTCTCGGTCAGACAGTTCGCCGAGCGGACGGCAATCAATACCCCTATTCAGGGCACTGCTGCGGATATCATAAAGATCGCCATGCTTCTTATTCACAAAAAGATAGCCGGTATGCGGTCAAAAATGATTCTACAGGTGCATGATGAGCTAATTTTCGACGCACATAAAGACGAAATTGAAGATCTTAAGAAGATAGTTACGATCAGCATGCAGGGAGCAGCAAAGCTCAAAGTCCCACTGGTGGCCGATATTGGTATCGGCCCAAACTGGCTTGAAGCTAAGTGATATGCTTTTATTTTTCAATGGTAGCCGGATTAAATCCATCCTGTGCAGACTTCTTCCATCTCTTTTGGCGTCAATCTTGACTGCCAATCTATTTGGTTCTATACTTCGGACTACAAAATTCATGACTCGGTTAAAAAATAGGTTAAGGAGACTCTGTGGGCATTTCGACAATCGGTATAATCACCAGTGGAGGTGATTGCGGAGGGCTGAATGGAGTAGTTAAAGGAGCCGCACAAATGGCAACCCGCATGGGTGTGAAGCCTTTTGCCATTCCCAATGGATATGCCGGTCTCTATAATCTTGTTGACATGGATTCACTTGTTGAACTCACACCCTCTCGTGTCGAGCGTTTCAGTATCGGTTCCGCAGGCTCCGAAGCAGGGCACTCAAGAGTCAAGATTTCGAAAATTAAAGATGACAAGAAGTACGAACGAATCAAAGCGGGTCTTGCCAAGTTCAATATCGGCGGTCTGGTCATCAGCGGGGGGGATGATACCGGATCGGTGATTCTTGACCTTGCAACCCAGGGCATACAGTGCGTCCATGCCCCGAAAACAATGGACCTTGACCTTGTCCCATACAGTGTCGGCGGTGATTCTACAATCAATAGAATAGCTGATTTTATCCGTGAAATCAAAACAACTGGCCGCACGCATAATCGAATCATAATTGTCGAGGTATTTGGCCGCTACGCCGGGCATACCGCATTCAGGGGCGGCGTTGCCGGGGAAGCAGACGCAATACTTATCCCTGAAGTTCCTGTCAACTTCACTGAGTTGTACAGCCATCTCAAACGTGTCTTTACAAAACGGATTATCGAAAGTGATATCAATGCCGGGACATACACAATTGTCGTCGCTGAGGGTCTCCGTAACTCAAGTGGTGGGGAAATGTACGATGACTCAGCCGGCCTTGATACGTTCGGCCATAAGAAACTTGCCGGCGCAGGCAAATATGTGTCCCAGGAGATTAAGAAGATGCTTTCGACTGATCAGGAAATACGGCCCTTCATGAAATCACAGGGTATGTATGTGGAGGGACTCTATGAACTTCCAGAAATTCGCATCATTGCTCCTGGTCATCTTGTGAGGGCGGGAGGAACATCGGCCTACGATGCCAATTTTGGTATGGAAGCCGGTGCGTGCGCGGTAAGCTTGCTCCTTGAAGGAATTGCGGGGGTAACAGTAACGGGTTTTGTCGATGGCACGATTCGTTATATGGAGATAAAGGAGGCCATTGTCCAGCGGCATGTCGAATTGAGTTTTGTGAGCCTCTATGAGCAGCTTGGGTTCACATTCGGAAGGGGAAGGGAAGATTTTAATCCGAAGTTTTCGAAAGTTTCCGGGCAGATTGAGCGGATATATTAAGACAAAGTGGGGCTATCGGTCGGTTTCTCTTAGGAATCAAAATTTCAGGTAAATACAAGCCACCGAGCGGAGTCGAACCGCTGACCTACTGATTACGAATCAGTTGCTCTACCAGCTGAGCTACGGTGGCTTTTGAAGGTACTCGAGTGAGAAATGTAGCCAAAGAGCCACTAAAGTCAACGGCAAAAATGCATACAGCCTTGCTCGGTTTATGCGGAGACTGTTCGAAACAAAAAGCCAGTCCGAACTAACCGATTTTTCGAATTAGCCCTACAACTTTTCCGGCTATCCGAAATTCACCGGACATCTTATTAATAAAAATTGGCTCATAGTCATCGTTTTCGGGCTGAAGGCGGATGGTCGTTCCATCGGAAAAATATCGTTTTACTGTCGCTTCTTCATTGACCAAGGCGACAATAATATCTCCTTTCTGCGCCACTGTCTGTTTTTTTACAAGAACCAAGTCTCCATCCAGTATCCCCGCGTTTTTCATCGAGTCACCAGTTACACGAAGGCTATACGAGTCCCCTTTGGGCAGAAAAGAGAGATCGATCACAATTTCACCTTCGATATTCTCAGCCGAATCAATAGGAAAGCCGGCTGGCACAGCTCCTACAAGCGGTACACGACCCATCCTCCCCGCAAGTTCACGAGTGAGTTCGATTCCGCGGGAGATGCTTGCGTGTTTCTTGAGATAGCCTTTTCGGATGAGAGCAGAAAGGTGCCCGCGAACACCATTGGTTGAGCTAATGCCAAACTTAGCGCCTATCTCACGAATTGTTGGCGCGTTCCCATGATCGGTCATCTGCATTTCAATAAATTCAAAAACAGAGCGTTGTTTGTCCGTCAGCGGGCTTTTAGTCATAGAGCAAAGTCCTGTAAACTTTTCATGTCAAAGACAAACAACTGCCCGTATGTGCAGTTGTCAATAGAAAATTTGTTTGTCGTCGTTCTCCACTATCAAATGTGATACTCAACTGATAGTTCAGGAACTTGAACAGAGCCGCACTAATATCGATTCTGCTTTTACTTTGTTGCAGAAATCAAAGTAGCTATATTATTTGAAAGAAACAATTGGCGGAAAAGCACAGAAAGGATTATTACAGAATCTCGATGTTTTGGAAGTTACTGCTTTTGGCTGGTATGTCGGCTGTGATTGTATTCAGCTTTATTACTGTTGCGCCGCAATCACAAATTGGCGAGTCCTCGAGAATCTTCTACTATCACATTCCGCAGGCATGGATCTGCGTGATCGCCTTCGCCATCTCGACCATTTATGGACTCAGGTATCTCAAAACAAGAAATCTTCGCGAGGATGATATGTCAGTATCAGCTGCTTCGCTGGGTCTTCTCTTTTGCATCCTTGCCACGGTTTCAGGTTCGATATTTGCAAAAGTGACCTGGGGGTCATTTTGGAATTGGGATCCGCGTGAGACCTCGATCTTCATTCTTTTGCTTATTTACGGAGCCTATTTTGCTCTCCGTGGCGCAATCGATATAGAAGAACGCCGGGCCGCGCTTTCCGCGGTCTATGCGATATTTGCTTTTGTAACAGTTCCGTTTCTTATATTTGTCGTGCCGAGAATCATGCCCTCGCTTCATCCATCCGATTCGATTATAGACAAAGACCTGAAGTTCACCATGAGTCCCGCTGTACGTACAATTTTTTTCTCATCGCTGATATTATTCACCGGACTCTTCTTTTGGCTGCTTCGCTTAACATCGTCAATCAAAGGGATAGCGCGGTCGCGGGAAACCGCCGTATAAACTGGATAAATATGATGCCTTATTTCGGCAGAATGGAGTTATATTATCCAAGCGGGCAACAGGACTTTTTATTTTAGCAGCTTGTGTGAGAAAATCACCAGAAAGGCTTAGGGAATGAAATGAACGCGAAATATGTAATTGGCAGTGTAATAATAGTGGTTTTTCTTACTTGGGGGGCATCGGCCTTTTTCAAGACTACCGTGCAATATGTCTCTATTCAGAATGCAGTTGCCAGCAACCGCAAAGTACAGGTGATGGGTAAGATCGATTTTAGCCGGGTCAATTATAATGCAGACAAGACCCGGCTCGAATTTGCCGTATTTAATCCTGAAGACCAGGATACTATATCGGCCTTTCGCATGCCCGTGGTCTACTATGGCACTGTCCCGGGTAACTTCGATCAAGCCACCTCCGTTGTTCTTAAAGGTCAGCCCAATAGCGAAGGTTATTTCGTCGCCGATCAGATTCTCGTTAAGTGCCCTTCTAAATATCAGGGAGAGGACGGTGAAGAGTATCAGGATATCCAGGAAGACAAAGCGCCGACCGGGGTATAGCTTCTTTCTTCGAATTCCAATCTTTATTTCCTCTCAGCAACGCCAGCGATATTTTGAAGCTTCAAGCTGCGCATTTTATGTAATTGCGATGTTGTCAGAGGTCACACCATTATGCTGCAAGAGTTCCATTAAATTGCACTCCCTCAACCAGATACACGGCCAAATAGTATGGTTGACAAATTCCAGCTGAGTCTATATTTTGACGCGCTAAATGGTGATGTTGCATCACTATGCGTAGATGAGAACGAAATAGAAGGGATCATTATCAGATGAGAAATAGTCAACAAGGGATACTATGACCGAAAAACCATCATCGCCAAAGAGTATGATACAAGCGAAACGAGTCAGCAAATTCTACGGAGATTTTGTCGCTGTAAGGGATCTCACTTTTTCCATCCCGAAAGGACAAATTGTAGCCTTTCTTGGCCCAAACGGAGCGGGCAAAACGACAACAATGAAAATCCTGTCTGGATTCTTGTCCGCAAGCGAAGGTACCGCTGAAATTGCAGGACTCGATGTACGTTCGCATAGGCTGGAAGCTGTCAAATTCCTTGGCTATCTACCCGAGAACGGCCCGCTTTATATTGATATGACCCCGCTTGAACTCCTCAGCTTTTTCGGCGAAGCGCGAGGGATAGATTCGAAGATGCTCAAACATAGAATCGACTATGTGGTTGAGCAGTGCTCCCTCGGACAGGTACTTGAGAAACCGATAGGGAAGCTTTCCAAAGGATATCGCCAGCGGGTGGGCCTTGCTCAGGCACTGCTCCATGATCCCGATGTGCTCATAATGGATGAACCGACAGCGGGTCTTGATCCAAATCAGATTCGTGAGTTTAGAGCAAATATTGTTGAACTTGGCAAAACCAAGACAATTCTTCTGTCTACTCATATTCTCCAGGAAGTCTCTGCGATCGCCCAACGCGTGCTTGTCATCAACGAGGGACGCCTTGTATTTGATGGCACTCCGAGACAGCTTGGTGAAAGCGGTGGAATCGAAGATACTTTCTACCATCTGACCGGTTTCGGCAAGACTGCTATGGCTTCAGTCCGACCTTCTGACAGCGGCGAGCAATCAATGATATCCGAAGGAGGCCGGGTATGAGTTTGAACAACAGGCTTATCGCGGCAATTGTCAAAAGGGACCTGAGGCTGTATTTCAGCAATCCAACAGGATACGTATTTATAACATTGTTCATTTTTCTGAGTGCCGCCGGCGCTTTTTGGCAGGGGAGATTCTTTGCGAATAACCTCGCTAATCTTGATCAGCTCAATCTTATATTT is a window of Candidatus Zixiibacteriota bacterium DNA encoding:
- a CDS encoding cytochrome c biogenesis protein, with protein sequence MFWKLLLLAGMSAVIVFSFITVAPQSQIGESSRIFYYHIPQAWICVIAFAISTIYGLRYLKTRNLREDDMSVSAASLGLLFCILATVSGSIFAKVTWGSFWNWDPRETSIFILLLIYGAYFALRGAIDIEERRAALSAVYAIFAFVTVPFLIFVVPRIMPSLHPSDSIIDKDLKFTMSPAVRTIFFSSLILFTGLFFWLLRLTSSIKGIARSRETAV
- the lexA gene encoding transcriptional repressor LexA, which codes for MTKSPLTDKQRSVFEFIEMQMTDHGNAPTIREIGAKFGISSTNGVRGHLSALIRKGYLKKHASISRGIELTRELAGRMGRVPLVGAVPAGFPIDSAENIEGEIVIDLSFLPKGDSYSLRVTGDSMKNAGILDGDLVLVKKQTVAQKGDIIVALVNEEATVKRYFSDGTTIRLQPENDDYEPIFINKMSGEFRIAGKVVGLIRKIG
- the bamD gene encoding outer membrane protein assembly factor BamD, which produces MKSTVVMAVKAVAVMTLLSMVWAGCGGSSSKALLPAAELYSMGKSEYENKDYRKAIDHLQTVVYSYPGESVIDSAQYYLAMSYLGAKNYTLAGIEFNRLAVNYPSSPFVTSALFMKAVCSFEETPGNYALDQSELDVALRQFEDFIIDHPQSEYVADAQKYLNLAYSRLAHKMYASADVYLRINALDASKIYFQYVVDNYTQTEYAPQATYKIAEIEFKRKNFDEAKKKFDDFLAVYPDHEWGKDARSYAVESAFKGGEKALEKKDYALARERFELFKQSYPQDRRAGLADKYLKEIQTHSGDSTSVDKAGS
- the polA gene encoding DNA polymerase I; this translates as MSEKKKSVYLLDGSAIFYRAYFAFIRNPLINTKGENTSATFGFLNSIFKLLREENPDYIAVAFDNKAPTFRHEIYSEYKSTRAKMPDDLVVQLPRIQQAVKALNIPAFDLAGYEADDIIGTLAKAAEKQGYAVWCVTGDKDYFQLVSDSVRVYDPKKVSESADTYGPAEVKVKFGVFPHQVIDKLALMGDSSDCIPGVPGVGPKTADSLLEQFGSLDNLLAHTDEIKAKGIREKIENNVESAKLSKVLATIDTNVPIEFDVLKLQRQPINYEEAKKLFIEMEFTTFARQLTPESDTVEHKPLVRSIETGTFYHCVPSLDDLSTLLKSMSKQKEIAVDTETTSLDALDAELVGVSLSDRTGTAYYVPLGHTAEPERNLSKDEALKLLKELLENRSVQKIGQNIKYDFHIFRRHGITINPISFDTMLASYVLDPSGRQHSLDLLALKHFDHKMIPIADLIGSGKNQRTFDTVSVDKATAYAAEDADYTYRLRGVFAPAIDELDLQNLFYNIELPLVTVLADMEECGVKIDTDFLLILSEQMEKGLRKLEIEIHQIAGGAFNINSTQQLGHILFDKLGLPTHGKTAKKTGYSTDVSVLEELALVHPFPKLILEYRQFVKLKNTYVDAIPKLISPKTGRVHTSFNQTIAATGRLSSTDPNLQNIPIRTEEGRQIRKAFIPRDKDYLLLTADYSQIELRVLAHYADDPVLIEAFIKGEDIHVRTAAEVFNVDLMAVTPDMRRVAKTANFAIIYGVSAFGLSNQTDMTQAEAKKFIETYFERYPGIKGYLEATKVFAREKGYVCTLFNRRRYLPEINDKNFSVRQFAERTAINTPIQGTAADIIKIAMLLIHKKIAGMRSKMILQVHDELIFDAHKDEIEDLKKIVTISMQGAAKLKVPLVADIGIGPNWLEAK
- a CDS encoding cytochrome c maturation protein CcmE translates to MNAKYVIGSVIIVVFLTWGASAFFKTTVQYVSIQNAVASNRKVQVMGKIDFSRVNYNADKTRLEFAVFNPEDQDTISAFRMPVVYYGTVPGNFDQATSVVLKGQPNSEGYFVADQILVKCPSKYQGEDGEEYQDIQEDKAPTGV
- a CDS encoding ATP-binding cassette domain-containing protein; the protein is MTEKPSSPKSMIQAKRVSKFYGDFVAVRDLTFSIPKGQIVAFLGPNGAGKTTTMKILSGFLSASEGTAEIAGLDVRSHRLEAVKFLGYLPENGPLYIDMTPLELLSFFGEARGIDSKMLKHRIDYVVEQCSLGQVLEKPIGKLSKGYRQRVGLAQALLHDPDVLIMDEPTAGLDPNQIREFRANIVELGKTKTILLSTHILQEVSAIAQRVLVINEGRLVFDGTPRQLGESGGIEDTFYHLTGFGKTAMASVRPSDSGEQSMISEGGRV
- the nadD gene encoding nicotinate (nicotinamide) nucleotide adenylyltransferase; translated protein: MTQPASTKPDPNSGGRWAILGGAFDPVHWGHIRLASNIKPMADLDGVLLVPSFHPPHKQNGCVANFADRMRMLELALPFCDSCSISDIESTLTEPTYTLYVIHSLRKKFPLASLELLIGADQWKAFETWHKPQEILDTVPVIVGERPGFVRATQESLETPRVRFIHSGLVDLSSSRVRSALDAGIDRAHLGELVPEAVADYIIGKGLYR
- a CDS encoding 6-phosphofructokinase; this translates as MSTIGIITSGGDCGGLNGVVKGAAQMATRMGVKPFAIPNGYAGLYNLVDMDSLVELTPSRVERFSIGSAGSEAGHSRVKISKIKDDKKYERIKAGLAKFNIGGLVISGGDDTGSVILDLATQGIQCVHAPKTMDLDLVPYSVGGDSTINRIADFIREIKTTGRTHNRIIIVEVFGRYAGHTAFRGGVAGEADAILIPEVPVNFTELYSHLKRVFTKRIIESDINAGTYTIVVAEGLRNSSGGEMYDDSAGLDTFGHKKLAGAGKYVSQEIKKMLSTDQEIRPFMKSQGMYVEGLYELPEIRIIAPGHLVRAGGTSAYDANFGMEAGACAVSLLLEGIAGVTVTGFVDGTIRYMEIKEAIVQRHVELSFVSLYEQLGFTFGRGREDFNPKFSKVSGQIERIY